Proteins from a genomic interval of Arachis hypogaea cultivar Tifrunner chromosome 10, arahy.Tifrunner.gnm2.J5K5, whole genome shotgun sequence:
- the LOC112715656 gene encoding serine/threonine-protein kinase OXI1-like — translation MDNGSNTLDFCNLKVVSALGRGAKGLVFLAKINEGQNEKQWLALKVVSKAFVRMRNSSHCKRVSFEQQILRRFNHPLLPQLRGVLETEELLGFAIDYCHGGNLHSLRRKQSEKTFPVDAIRFYAVELVLVLDYLHSLGVVYRDLKPENILIQETGHIMLVDFDLSKKLNPKSPQLLSGISSPSSDSALLVDRRKRLLPGCYCCHSGIMPLDSDSQLGTNSPARSESDSVEKSNSFVGTEDYVAPEIITGEGHNFGVDWWSLGVVLYEMLYGMTPFKGVNRKETFQRILMKQPDLSGENTPLRDLIKKLLEKHPDRRIEVHEIKCHDFFKGVNWNSVLQIARPPYIPQNDVEDKAGFSRKDVESFVRKIFFKNDNKEEKPKEVEKKKINGANQNKVYNKNQNTVWVDKLTDNPTQNEDFLMF, via the exons ATGGATAATGGTAGCAACACGTTGGACTTTTGTAATCTCAAAGTAGTATCCGCCTTGGGACGCGGTGCCAAGGGCTTGGTTTTCTTGGCGAAAATAAATGAAGGGCAAAACGAGAAGCAATGGCTGGCGTTGAAGGTGGTCTCAAAAGCTTTTGTTCGGATGAGAAATAGCAGCCATTGCAAGAGGGTCTCGTTCGAACAACAAATATTGCGTCGTTTTAATCACCCTCTCTTGCCACAGTTGCGAGGGGTCTTGGAAACCGAGGAGCTGCTAGGGTTTGCCATTGACTATTGCCACGGCGGAAACTTACATTCTCTAAGAAGGAAACAATCTGAGAAGACGTTTCCTGTTGATGCCATAAG GTTTTATGCTGTGGAATTGGTCCTCGTATTGGACTACTTGCATAGTCTTGGAGTAGTGTACCGAGATTTGAAGCCAGAGAACATACTGATTCAAGAAACAGGTCACATAATGCTCGTGGATTTTGATCTCTCCAAGAAGTTGAACCCAAAGTCACCGCAATTGTTGAGTGGCATCTCATCACCAAGTTCTGACTCAGCATTGCTGGTTGACCGAAGAAAGCGATTGTTACCAGGTTGCTACTGTTGTCACTCGGGTATCATGCCTCTTGACTCAGACAGTCAACTCGGCACTAACTCACCAGCACGGAGCGAGTCCGACTCAGTGGAGAAATCCAACTCATTTGTCGGAACAGAGGATTACGTGGCACCAGAGATTATAACTGGTGAAGGACACAACTTCGGTGTTGATTGGTGGTCCCTCGGTGTTGTTTTGTACGAGATGCTGTATGGAATGACACCATTTAAGGGCGTAAACagaaaagagacatttcaacggATCTTGATGAAACAACCGGATCTATCAGGTGAAAACACACCGTTGAGGGACCTGATCAAGAAGTTGCTTGAAAAGCATCCAGACCGTAGGATTGAGGTACATGAAATCAAGTGCCATGATTTCTTTAAGGGTGTGAACTGGAACTCAGTTTTGCAAATTGCTCGTCCACCATATATTCCTCAGAATGACGTTGAGGACAAAGCAGGGTTTTCTAGAAAAGACGTAGAGTCGTTTGTTcgtaaaatttttttcaagaatgacaataaggaagagaagcccaaaGAGgtggagaaaaagaaaattaacggTGCAAATCAGAATAAGGTttataacaaaaatcaaaatacGGTGTGGGTCGACAAATTGACTGACAATCCCACTCAAAACGAAGACTTCTTAATGTTTTGA